One genomic region from Leptospira inadai serovar Lyme str. 10 encodes:
- a CDS encoding YciI family protein has protein sequence MKYQLLIYMDEKASANAPMEETGQMSEEYKVYTEALLKAGVMLGGDRLHPTASAATVRMQNGKKVTTHGPFAETKEQLGGYYLIECNNLDEAIDWASKCPGVRYGSVEVRPVFDMAPVK, from the coding sequence ATGAAATACCAATTGCTTATCTACATGGATGAGAAAGCCAGCGCGAACGCACCTATGGAAGAGACGGGTCAAATGTCCGAGGAGTATAAGGTTTACACGGAAGCCCTTCTGAAAGCGGGAGTTATGCTGGGTGGGGATAGACTGCATCCGACCGCATCCGCAGCAACCGTAAGAATGCAAAACGGAAAGAAAGTGACCACCCATGGTCCGTTTGCAGAGACAAAGGAGCAGCTAGGCGGCTATTATTTGATCGAATGCAATAACCTGGACGAAGCCATCGACTGGGCATCCAAATGTCCCGGCGTCCGCTACGGTTCGGTAGAGGTCCGTCCTGTTTTCGATATGGCCCCAGTGAAATAA
- a CDS encoding RrF2 family transcriptional regulator: MATNKRFSVAVHTLATVGYHQGKDSLPVTSEDVAKSVDTNPVVIRNLIRSLKAAGIVESKEGKGGGLFLSRDPSSVTLGDIYRALEPSPVLKENDGSILKACPVSSNIKHILKPLLKDADKAVLEVLSRTTLEQIIQAIPR; the protein is encoded by the coding sequence ATGGCTACAAATAAACGATTTTCGGTGGCAGTCCATACGCTTGCGACTGTCGGTTATCACCAAGGAAAGGATTCTTTACCGGTTACTTCCGAGGATGTGGCAAAAAGCGTCGATACGAATCCTGTCGTAATACGCAATCTGATTCGTTCGTTAAAGGCAGCCGGAATCGTAGAATCGAAGGAAGGGAAGGGCGGGGGACTTTTTCTTTCTCGCGATCCTAGCTCGGTAACTCTGGGAGATATTTACCGGGCCCTTGAACCGTCTCCGGTTTTAAAGGAAAACGACGGATCGATCCTAAAGGCCTGCCCGGTCAGTTCCAATATCAAGCATATACTAAAGCCCCTGCTGAAAGACGCCGACAAGGCCGTTCTGGAAGTTCTTTCTCGCACCACACTGGAGCAAATCATCCAAGCGATCCCGCGTTGA
- a CDS encoding SDR family oxidoreductase, producing the protein MKHAVITGGTEGIGKATVSGLADRGWAVTMVVRNPAKAENTISEIRSKTGNQNLDFVTCDLSSLASVASAAADLRKKIPKIDALINNAGLMSLERKISKEGYELNFAVNHLSHALLTEMLLSNIKAATQGRVISVSSKLYRNAKPDPDDLSKEKSYGWMGAYADSKLYNIFFAQDLADRLKGTQVTANALHPGVVKTELARDLKGPLGFIFSGIKNLFFITPEKGAQTSIYLADAPGLETVSGQYFEDRKQVKLGGPALNSELREKIREETRKIISRFM; encoded by the coding sequence ATGAAACATGCAGTGATTACCGGCGGAACCGAAGGAATCGGCAAGGCAACGGTAAGCGGTTTAGCCGATCGGGGATGGGCCGTCACAATGGTCGTTCGAAACCCGGCAAAGGCGGAAAACACGATTTCCGAAATTCGAAGCAAAACGGGAAATCAGAACCTAGATTTTGTTACGTGCGACCTCTCCTCCTTAGCGAGCGTCGCGAGCGCGGCAGCCGATTTGAGGAAAAAAATTCCGAAAATCGACGCATTGATTAACAACGCAGGGTTAATGTCGCTGGAAAGAAAAATTTCCAAGGAAGGATATGAACTTAATTTTGCGGTAAACCATTTGTCCCACGCATTATTAACCGAAATGCTTTTATCGAATATAAAAGCGGCGACCCAAGGGAGAGTGATTTCGGTCAGCTCCAAATTATACAGGAACGCGAAACCGGATCCGGACGACCTCTCGAAGGAAAAATCTTACGGATGGATGGGAGCCTACGCTGATTCCAAGCTCTATAATATTTTCTTTGCACAGGATCTGGCCGACCGCCTAAAAGGCACCCAGGTCACCGCGAATGCCTTGCATCCCGGGGTGGTGAAGACGGAACTTGCCCGAGACTTAAAAGGCCCACTCGGGTTTATTTTTTCCGGGATTAAGAATCTATTTTTTATCACGCCCGAAAAAGGGGCACAGACCTCCATCTACTTAGCGGACGCCCCCGGCCTAGAAACGGTTTCAGGACAGTATTTCGAAGACCGAAAGCAAGTGAAACTAGGCGGTCCGGCGCTTAATTCGGAACTCAGAGAGAAAATCCGGGAGGAAACTCGGAAAATTATTTCCAGGTTTATGTAA
- a CDS encoding LB099 family protein — MDYEKEKKKLLSAKTPEQYIEFSIKSKLQGPKKSSITTEWLNKSGYTIDDIKYARNRHPFWREKRNQGSYERNSRRLEHHNYYKSDEKIIWDESKLTRFYDLNQEGHADHELAKLFKTSIPAVNHIRRKFRFATILLELEKKKPTKAAVIKLSNHSESVLKRLIKEKGKK; from the coding sequence ATGGATTACGAAAAGGAAAAAAAGAAACTACTCTCGGCCAAAACACCGGAGCAATATATCGAATTTTCCATAAAATCAAAACTACAAGGACCGAAGAAATCTAGTATTACCACAGAATGGTTGAATAAATCGGGTTATACAATAGATGACATAAAATACGCAAGAAATCGGCACCCGTTTTGGCGCGAGAAAAGAAACCAAGGATCTTATGAAAGAAACAGTCGAAGACTTGAGCATCATAATTACTATAAGTCGGATGAAAAGATCATCTGGGATGAAAGTAAGTTGACTCGGTTTTACGATTTGAATCAAGAAGGGCATGCCGACCATGAATTGGCAAAATTATTTAAAACTTCAATACCGGCGGTGAATCATATCAGAAGGAAATTCAGATTCGCCACTATTCTGCTGGAATTAGAAAAGAAAAAACCGACGAAGGCCGCCGTGATTAAACTGAGTAATCACTCGGAATCCGTCCTAAAACGTTTGATTAAGGAAAAAGGAAAGAAATAA
- a CDS encoding polysaccharide deacetylase family protein, with protein MNRFQRPTLAIILLSLFFSSFTVDSTPVKNFLNPDASKEKKDQEASKNKSPLPNPRTADGAASESTVKPEKPNLEAKTTDKKGESDLLDEEKPSSPVKKKRKTKKHSTGQNNNKETKKDLGSKSPRTYENAVPGVSGLPPKADYDASRENPSGSGHGKGIPVLCYHHLVDNGNPMGGYNLDPSLLEEQFKYLKNLGYQTVSLDQFYAYIQGKAAADFPKKPILLTFDDGSLTHKTVLVPLLKKYGFRASIFIYPTVISNPKYKFYLSWSELKEALDSGVLDLGSHTVYHPKLPAMKRAEILKQLKDSKSILESKTGRTVQDLAYPFGLYDVRVIEEAKAAGYRMAFTVNPGKNVVNTYAYTIHRSLIPWGQSQSRFNSILSASPPDKIKLGILDGSWVKPGETFSVTVDGLDPNTVKMQIRGKDAIQSRKSGREYSVRIPDFKTKTSYPAFVISGKTKDGRKSETQFLFVNRKEFSKDPD; from the coding sequence ATGAACCGTTTTCAGCGACCTACCCTTGCCATCATCCTCCTGTCCTTATTTTTTTCCTCCTTCACAGTCGACTCGACGCCAGTTAAAAACTTTTTGAATCCGGACGCTTCTAAGGAAAAGAAGGATCAGGAAGCTTCTAAAAATAAGTCCCCCTTGCCGAACCCGCGGACCGCAGACGGGGCAGCTTCGGAAAGTACGGTGAAGCCTGAAAAACCGAATCTTGAAGCAAAAACAACGGACAAGAAAGGAGAATCGGATCTCCTAGACGAGGAAAAGCCTTCTTCTCCCGTAAAAAAGAAACGAAAAACGAAAAAACATTCTACCGGCCAAAATAACAATAAAGAGACAAAAAAAGACCTGGGTTCGAAATCTCCCAGAACCTATGAGAATGCAGTTCCTGGCGTTTCGGGATTACCGCCAAAAGCCGATTACGATGCGAGTCGGGAAAATCCGAGCGGCTCCGGACATGGGAAGGGAATTCCTGTCCTCTGTTATCACCATTTGGTTGATAATGGAAATCCGATGGGCGGATATAATCTAGATCCTAGTTTATTAGAAGAGCAGTTCAAATATTTGAAGAATCTAGGGTACCAAACGGTGAGCCTGGATCAATTTTACGCATATATTCAAGGAAAGGCTGCCGCGGATTTCCCGAAAAAGCCGATTCTACTCACCTTCGATGACGGCTCACTCACGCATAAGACCGTTCTTGTCCCCTTATTAAAAAAGTACGGATTTAGAGCCTCGATATTCATCTATCCGACCGTAATTTCCAATCCAAAATATAAATTCTATTTGAGCTGGTCCGAACTAAAGGAAGCTTTAGATAGCGGGGTTTTGGATTTAGGTTCGCATACGGTATACCACCCGAAACTGCCTGCAATGAAACGGGCGGAAATTCTTAAACAGTTGAAGGATTCGAAATCCATATTGGAGTCAAAAACGGGAAGAACCGTTCAGGATCTTGCCTATCCATTCGGATTGTACGATGTACGAGTGATCGAAGAGGCGAAGGCTGCCGGTTACCGAATGGCCTTTACCGTGAATCCGGGTAAAAACGTCGTGAATACGTACGCCTACACCATTCATCGTTCCCTAATTCCTTGGGGCCAATCTCAATCCAGATTTAACTCGATTTTGAGCGCGAGCCCCCCGGATAAAATCAAACTCGGTATTCTCGACGGCTCCTGGGTAAAACCCGGGGAAACGTTTAGCGTCACCGTCGATGGACTGGATCCAAATACCGTTAAAATGCAAATTCGCGGAAAAGATGCGATTCAATCCAGGAAATCCGGAAGGGAGTATTCGGTTAGAATCCCTGATTTTAAAACAAAGACGAGTTACCCTGCCTTCGTAATATCGGGAAAAACGAAGGACGGTCGAAAATCCGAGACTCAATTTCTCTTCGTAAATCGGAAGGAATTTTCGAAAGATCCTGATTGA
- a CDS encoding diguanylate cyclase produces the protein MRERFKRSTIRSKTFALILLILASSTFFFATEKKAESGKSPSENSEPLKLDTRSPEEIPLSKEVFYMKDSSKSLPANEITGGEYDSAFRRNTNRIPNFGYDSSPYWLHFKIEVEEPLSEERFLKIEYPHLDKIDLYWKDTLGREGEFHTGDSLPFRERPVNDRFFVFPLPLEDKSIVEVYFKVQSEGSLTIPVYLITRTKLEESSKISLLLNGIFFGALGVMVFYNFFLFLGIREKAYLYYSIVVFTFTLFAVLGSGYGFWLLLPDSPKFLAYLFIIVAATALIFLGLFSAEYLQTKNAHPRLHIALQVIIALWVVYLLSATFVPLRILLPISAILPIFEILLLVVISILRVFQNDRKAKIFLAAWVLGLIGIIIFSLNRLGVYGSEPIASGALKFGLLSNVILLSLGLVDRINAFRKEKEEYKERADQLLELSLLDPLTGVANRRFFDQELDREWNRSVRTERPLSLLMIDVDYFKAFNDTYGHLKGDEVLERVAQSLKECLNRSSDMISRYGGEEFGVILPDTPVEGAIVVALNMLQTVEDMNILHEKSPFSRVTVSIGVSSNLDREIHSPEELLGIADKNLYDAKSFGRNHIRH, from the coding sequence ATGCGAGAACGCTTTAAACGATCAACGATACGAAGTAAAACGTTTGCCCTGATTTTACTGATTCTCGCATCTTCCACTTTCTTCTTTGCAACCGAAAAAAAGGCGGAGTCGGGAAAGAGCCCGTCTGAAAATTCGGAACCGCTCAAGCTGGATACTCGCTCTCCCGAAGAAATTCCTCTGTCCAAAGAGGTTTTCTACATGAAGGACTCCAGCAAATCGCTTCCCGCCAATGAAATAACCGGCGGAGAATACGACTCCGCATTTCGAAGAAATACCAATCGAATTCCGAATTTCGGCTATGATTCCAGTCCTTATTGGCTCCATTTTAAAATAGAAGTAGAGGAGCCTCTTTCGGAGGAACGATTTTTAAAAATCGAATACCCCCATTTAGACAAAATCGACCTTTATTGGAAGGATACGCTCGGCAGAGAAGGCGAGTTTCACACGGGAGATTCGCTTCCCTTTAGAGAACGGCCGGTCAACGATCGGTTCTTCGTATTTCCGCTTCCGTTGGAAGATAAATCGATCGTGGAAGTTTATTTCAAAGTTCAATCGGAAGGTTCTTTAACGATTCCGGTATATTTGATTACTCGAACAAAATTGGAAGAATCCTCTAAAATATCCCTTTTGCTAAACGGAATCTTTTTCGGTGCATTGGGCGTGATGGTTTTTTATAACTTTTTCCTATTCTTAGGAATTCGGGAGAAGGCCTACTTATATTACAGTATCGTAGTTTTTACATTTACCTTATTTGCGGTTCTAGGGTCAGGATACGGATTCTGGTTATTACTACCGGATTCCCCCAAATTTTTAGCCTATTTATTCATAATCGTAGCCGCGACCGCGCTCATTTTTCTGGGTTTGTTTTCCGCAGAATATCTACAAACGAAGAACGCTCATCCAAGGTTGCATATCGCTCTACAAGTAATCATTGCGCTTTGGGTGGTTTATCTTCTCTCTGCGACGTTCGTACCTCTTCGAATTCTATTACCTATCAGCGCGATCCTACCGATTTTCGAGATTCTCTTATTGGTCGTGATTTCGATTTTAAGAGTTTTTCAAAACGATAGAAAGGCTAAAATTTTTCTGGCTGCCTGGGTATTGGGACTGATAGGGATAATCATATTTTCTTTAAATAGATTAGGAGTTTACGGTTCGGAGCCGATCGCAAGCGGGGCGCTAAAATTCGGATTATTGAGCAACGTCATACTACTTTCACTCGGATTAGTGGACCGCATCAACGCATTCCGTAAGGAAAAAGAGGAGTATAAGGAAAGAGCCGATCAGCTATTGGAACTTTCCCTTTTAGATCCTTTAACGGGTGTTGCTAACCGAAGATTCTTCGACCAAGAATTGGATCGGGAGTGGAATCGTTCCGTTCGAACCGAGCGTCCTTTGTCCCTTCTCATGATCGATGTGGATTATTTTAAGGCCTTTAACGATACGTACGGTCATTTAAAAGGCGATGAAGTTTTGGAACGGGTTGCGCAATCATTAAAAGAATGTTTAAATCGATCGTCCGACATGATTTCGCGTTACGGAGGAGAAGAATTCGGGGTTATTCTTCCCGATACTCCCGTCGAAGGAGCGATCGTAGTCGCGCTGAACATGTTGCAAACGGTGGAAGACATGAATATTCTGCATGAAAAAAGTCCTTTCTCCCGTGTGACGGTTTCGATCGGAGTATCGAGTAATCTGGATAGGGAAATACATTCTCCGGAAGAACTTCTAGGAATTGCGGATAAGAATTTATATGACGCGAAATCTTTCGGTCGAAACCATATTCGTCATTAA
- a CDS encoding AMP-binding protein: MEPSKLPFLNSQTLYYMLKVSAETFKDHPAQFYKPDGKSYRAVSYGELYQIVLRIGLGLTSIGVNRKENVALIADSGHRWLWVSMGITNIGCVDVPRGTDSTPEDLIYILNHSEARVAFVENSVVLRKIASNPDSFPYLKVVILFEPSSHIGPNLPFKLLHLDDLISLGDRWIQDKGEMEFHKRGESVSEDELATIVYTSGTTGRPKGVMLSHKNILFNVDMSLSIDDIQFNADDRTMAYLPPWHIAERLIETGCIRIGASEAFTSISSLAQDLQEIRPTFLLSVPRVWESFYNKIHDKSREASPLARFLFKIFQGAAFTFHKYKSRLQGLEYMLERISIFREFARRAVALLVVAFLFPANLLAMAAFSRIRNGLGGRLKFALSGAGALPEYIDRFFNSIGIPILEGYGMTELGGVSTRRRLNSITVGTLGRCIPGVEIKLIDERGKEIHEPGVKGIAWHKGPHVMMGYYKDPEKTAEIIVDGWLNSGDLLLWTVQGELKYAGRAKDTIVLSGGENLEPEPIEFALTQSELILQAMIVGHDKKALSALLVPDWEVLDKQLREWKSRLLQEIRDPNSDPDVRELFKKEIKDLVSSKNGFKNFEKVSNFYLLPKKFEPGDELTMTMKVRRNVVTDKYKNAIDDLYQ; this comes from the coding sequence ATGGAACCCTCCAAACTGCCTTTTCTAAATTCACAGACCTTATATTATATGCTGAAGGTTTCCGCCGAAACTTTTAAGGACCATCCGGCTCAATTTTATAAACCCGATGGAAAGTCATATAGAGCGGTTTCCTACGGCGAATTGTACCAAATCGTACTACGAATCGGGCTCGGATTAACTTCGATCGGAGTCAATCGAAAGGAAAACGTGGCGTTGATCGCGGATTCCGGCCACCGTTGGCTTTGGGTCAGCATGGGCATTACGAATATCGGATGTGTGGACGTTCCCAGAGGAACGGATTCTACTCCCGAAGATTTGATTTATATCCTAAACCATTCGGAAGCCCGCGTAGCTTTCGTTGAAAATTCGGTCGTGCTACGAAAAATAGCCTCGAATCCGGATTCGTTTCCCTACCTGAAAGTAGTCATTCTATTCGAACCTTCCTCTCATATAGGCCCGAACCTACCGTTCAAATTATTGCATCTAGACGACTTGATCTCGTTAGGCGATCGTTGGATTCAGGATAAGGGGGAAATGGAATTTCATAAGCGCGGAGAATCGGTTTCCGAAGACGAATTGGCCACGATCGTCTATACTTCCGGAACGACCGGAAGACCGAAAGGAGTGATGCTCTCTCATAAGAATATTCTTTTCAATGTGGATATGTCCCTTTCCATCGATGATATTCAGTTCAATGCGGATGATCGTACCATGGCTTATTTGCCTCCCTGGCATATCGCGGAAAGATTGATCGAAACCGGATGTATTCGAATCGGGGCCTCCGAGGCGTTTACCTCTATTTCTAGTCTTGCCCAGGATTTGCAGGAAATTCGCCCTACGTTTTTGCTATCCGTTCCCCGTGTGTGGGAAAGTTTTTATAATAAGATTCATGATAAGTCGAGAGAAGCGTCCCCGCTCGCTAGATTTCTATTTAAAATATTCCAAGGAGCCGCTTTTACATTTCATAAATATAAAAGCCGCCTACAGGGCCTCGAATATATGTTGGAGAGAATTTCAATCTTTCGTGAATTCGCTCGAAGAGCTGTTGCGTTACTCGTCGTTGCGTTCTTATTTCCCGCCAATCTACTTGCGATGGCTGCTTTTTCTAGGATTCGGAACGGATTAGGAGGAAGATTGAAATTCGCACTTTCCGGTGCCGGAGCCTTGCCGGAATACATCGATAGATTCTTCAATTCCATCGGAATTCCCATCTTGGAAGGTTATGGTATGACCGAATTAGGAGGAGTCTCGACAAGAAGAAGATTAAACTCCATTACTGTCGGAACGTTAGGCCGTTGCATTCCCGGAGTCGAGATCAAACTGATCGACGAACGAGGTAAGGAAATTCACGAGCCCGGCGTAAAGGGAATCGCATGGCATAAAGGCCCGCATGTCATGATGGGCTACTATAAGGATCCGGAGAAAACGGCGGAAATCATAGTGGATGGGTGGCTAAATTCGGGTGACTTATTGCTTTGGACGGTGCAAGGGGAACTGAAATATGCGGGTCGAGCCAAAGATACGATCGTTCTTTCGGGCGGGGAGAATTTAGAACCTGAACCGATCGAATTTGCACTGACACAAAGCGAATTAATTCTGCAAGCGATGATCGTCGGCCATGATAAAAAGGCCCTGAGCGCCTTATTAGTACCGGACTGGGAAGTCCTGGATAAGCAATTAAGAGAATGGAAATCCAGATTATTACAGGAAATTCGGGATCCGAATTCCGATCCGGACGTAAGAGAACTCTTTAAAAAAGAAATTAAGGATCTCGTTTCCTCTAAAAACGGATTCAAGAATTTCGAAAAAGTCTCCAATTTCTATCTCCTGCCGAAGAAATTCGAGCCGGGAGATGAACTGACCATGACGATGAAAGTGCGAAGGAATGTCGTTACCGATAAATATAAAAACGCGATAGACGATTTGTATCAATAA
- a CDS encoding DoxX family protein, with product MLSLTQPIKNRISTILSILSAIIFLQTLFFKFTGAQESVEIFSSLGVEPWGRIWTGTFEFLIAILLLIPPLRFIGAMGGFFLMVGAVFSHLLFLGIVIHDDGGLLFGLALFTLVSCAVILSIEWDNRPPS from the coding sequence ATGTTGTCTCTTACTCAGCCCATTAAGAATCGAATTTCGACAATTCTATCTATCTTATCCGCGATCATCTTCCTGCAGACGTTGTTCTTTAAATTTACCGGTGCGCAGGAATCCGTGGAAATTTTCTCTTCTTTAGGAGTGGAGCCTTGGGGAAGAATTTGGACCGGGACCTTCGAGTTTCTAATCGCAATTTTACTTTTGATTCCTCCGCTTCGATTCATCGGCGCCATGGGCGGTTTTTTTCTGATGGTAGGCGCCGTTTTTTCCCATTTGCTCTTTCTCGGCATCGTGATCCATGATGACGGCGGGCTTTTATTCGGTTTAGCGCTTTTTACCCTCGTATCCTGTGCGGTCATCTTAAGTATAGAATGGGATAATCGTCCCCCCTCCTGA
- a CDS encoding UDP-2,3-diacylglucosamine diphosphatase — translation MKFPRGKTYDGFFVSDIHYLLNKKIKSHKHKELFQLLDHLDRKEIKFHNVYLVGDIIESWFFSADRRLRRIKGKKRFNKLFDRLDRLASGKGRKYYIVGNHDTTSYLMRLSPNVETYLRERDWIICEKAEDETLIAIHGHQGQYNKFTWIGSIFVLRLLHVFASLFPGVFKFSETFYHKHLNRQDPTTTEETLAYYQRLAKFAHQGKKVLISGHTHDFLCLPKMNIINTGDWVKSNTFVIQEFRKFIGIRMTARKEFKKEFRLKV, via the coding sequence ATGAAATTCCCCCGAGGAAAAACCTACGACGGATTTTTCGTCTCAGATATCCATTATCTCCTAAATAAAAAAATCAAGTCGCATAAACACAAAGAACTTTTCCAACTCCTGGATCATCTCGATCGTAAGGAAATCAAGTTTCACAACGTGTACCTAGTCGGCGATATCATCGAGAGTTGGTTCTTTAGCGCCGACCGTAGATTAAGAAGGATTAAAGGTAAAAAGCGATTTAATAAACTCTTCGACCGCTTGGATCGACTCGCCAGCGGCAAAGGACGTAAATACTATATCGTCGGGAATCACGATACCACGTCCTATTTAATGCGTCTATCTCCGAATGTGGAAACATACTTACGCGAGAGGGATTGGATTATTTGTGAGAAGGCCGAGGATGAAACGCTGATCGCTATTCATGGACACCAAGGGCAATATAATAAGTTTACTTGGATAGGGTCCATATTCGTTCTACGATTATTGCATGTTTTCGCTTCCTTGTTTCCCGGTGTATTCAAATTTTCGGAGACTTTCTATCATAAACACTTAAATCGACAGGATCCGACGACTACGGAGGAAACTTTGGCGTACTACCAACGGTTGGCTAAGTTCGCTCATCAGGGCAAGAAGGTGCTGATTTCCGGCCATACGCACGATTTCCTTTGTTTGCCCAAAATGAACATCATCAACACCGGAGATTGGGTTAAAAGTAATACCTTCGTAATACAGGAATTCCGCAAGTTCATCGGAATTCGAATGACCGCCAGAAAAGAATTCAAGAAAGAATTCCGTCTAAAGGTTTGA
- a CDS encoding FMN-binding glutamate synthase family protein, giving the protein MSEEQIFEYLRIIDNHPWLFWSAIVGIFLVTVFIHDLLQRKHTIKHNFPIVGHIRYLFEMIGPELRQYWVANDKEEMPFNRAERSWVYATAKKQNNNFGFGTTELLYDAGYPIIKHAAFPFPEGQAKFVDGDPSMIPSLKVMGEFHRRKKMYRPPSVVNISAMSYGSLGERAVSALNQGAKLARCYHNTGEGGLSPFHTFGADVMWQLGTGYFGARDENGRFSMDKFLERLAGNQYVRAIEIKLSQGAKPGKGGILPGAKVTAEIAKIRGIQPGQDCVSPNAHSEFKNVEGLINFIESIAEQTGLPVGIKSAVGETQFWKELAARMKETGKGPDFITIDGGEGGTGAAPLTFTDHVSLPFKVGFARVYTIFHEEKLADNIVWIGSGKLGFPDRTIVAFAMGCDLIHVAREAMMSIGCIQAQKCHTGHCPTGIATQSKWLQAGLDVPIKADRAANYIKGFRKELLAVAHACGYEHPLQFTGHDIEIGAGLNRFRTLTDVLEYEREPVRFTTMMDYTSFIPQSA; this is encoded by the coding sequence ATGTCTGAAGAACAGATCTTCGAGTATTTAAGAATCATAGACAATCATCCTTGGTTATTTTGGTCGGCAATCGTCGGAATTTTTTTAGTCACCGTTTTTATCCACGACCTGCTGCAAAGAAAGCACACAATCAAACATAACTTCCCCATCGTCGGCCATATTCGATACTTATTCGAAATGATCGGCCCCGAGTTACGACAATATTGGGTTGCAAACGATAAGGAGGAGATGCCCTTCAATCGTGCCGAACGATCCTGGGTGTACGCGACCGCAAAAAAGCAGAATAATAATTTCGGTTTCGGAACAACGGAACTTTTATACGATGCCGGATATCCGATCATAAAGCATGCCGCATTTCCGTTTCCGGAAGGACAGGCTAAGTTCGTGGACGGAGATCCCTCGATGATTCCTTCCTTGAAAGTCATGGGGGAATTTCATCGTAGAAAGAAAATGTATCGTCCCCCGTCCGTTGTTAATATTTCCGCGATGTCGTACGGATCGCTGGGGGAAAGGGCGGTCTCAGCCTTGAATCAAGGCGCGAAATTAGCCCGATGTTATCACAATACCGGCGAAGGCGGCCTGTCTCCGTTTCACACCTTCGGTGCCGACGTAATGTGGCAATTAGGGACCGGATATTTCGGCGCCCGAGACGAAAACGGTCGTTTTTCGATGGACAAGTTTTTGGAGCGTCTTGCGGGAAATCAGTACGTGAGAGCTATCGAAATCAAACTCTCTCAGGGAGCCAAACCGGGTAAGGGCGGTATATTACCCGGCGCTAAAGTCACTGCCGAAATAGCCAAAATTCGGGGTATACAACCCGGTCAGGATTGCGTTTCACCCAATGCTCATTCGGAATTTAAGAATGTGGAAGGCCTGATTAATTTCATCGAAAGTATCGCCGAGCAGACAGGGCTTCCCGTCGGAATCAAAAGCGCGGTCGGTGAAACGCAATTTTGGAAAGAACTAGCTGCGCGGATGAAAGAGACCGGGAAAGGACCGGACTTTATCACGATAGACGGTGGAGAAGGAGGAACGGGAGCCGCTCCTTTAACGTTTACGGATCATGTTTCCTTACCCTTCAAAGTCGGTTTCGCTCGAGTATACACGATCTTTCATGAGGAGAAACTAGCCGATAACATCGTGTGGATCGGCAGCGGTAAATTAGGTTTTCCTGATAGAACTATCGTAGCCTTTGCGATGGGCTGCGACTTGATCCATGTAGCTCGGGAAGCCATGATGTCGATCGGTTGCATCCAAGCTCAAAAATGTCATACCGGGCACTGCCCCACCGGCATTGCCACCCAAAGTAAATGGCTGCAAGCCGGGCTTGATGTCCCTATAAAGGCCGATCGAGCTGCGAACTACATAAAGGGATTTAGAAAGGAATTACTCGCCGTCGCACACGCCTGCGGATACGAACACCCATTGCAATTTACCGGGCATGATATCGAAATCGGAGCCGGTCTAAATCGGTTCCGAACCTTAACCGATGTCTTGGAATATGAACGCGAACCGGTTCGATTTACGACGATGATGGATTATACTAGCTTCATTCCGCAAAGTGCCTAA